The proteins below are encoded in one region of Toxoplasma gondii ME49 chromosome IV, whole genome shotgun sequence:
- a CDS encoding acetyl-CoA acetyltransferase (encoded by transcript TGME49_301120): protein MASTQVASLHAQPLLRRFLPKPVFLVSGARTPIGSYMGAYKNIAAFRLGSLAIEGALRRAGIEGSQVDQVIVGQALQAGCGQAPQRQAALCAGIPSTTDVFSVNKICASGMKAVCLGASSIALGHHNSVLAVGMESMSKVPYLLPKSTEGDHRIRHVEMKDGVLLDGLWDPYNVMHMGACTERTVLGLEISRADQDAYAVESYKRAAEAWKSGVMQNEGIEPVTVAAETKGETKEITQDEEFSRIKLDKVASLRPCFKREGGTITAANSSKISDGAAALMLMSEDKVLNLDIKPLARIISYADAALAPVDFALAPDLAIRRALRKANLQSVDYYEINEAFAAVVLANMQLLRLDPSRVNVHGGAISLGHPLGMSGVRIILSLINVLHTRNAKYGCAAICNGGGGATAIIIEKV from the exons ATGGCGAGTACGCAAGTCGCTTCGCTGCACGCGCAGCCTTTGCTCCGTAGGTTTCTCCCCAAGCCTGTGTTCCTCGTCAGCGGTGCGCGGACGCCGATCGGTTCGTACATGGGTGCCTACAAGAACATCGCAGCTTTTCGGCTTGGTTCTCTCGCGATCGAAGGCGCCTTGCGAAGAGCGGGCATCGAAGGCAGTCAGGTCGACCAAGTCATCGTCGGCCAGGCGCTCCAGGCGGGCTGCGGCCAAGCCCCGCAGCGCCAGGCCGCCCTCTGTGCCG GCATTCCTTCAACGACAGACGTATTTTCCGTGAATAAAATTTGTGCCTCGGGCATGAAGGCCGTCTGCTTGGGCGCATCCTCCATCGCGCTCGGACATCACAATTCGGTCTTGGCTGTAGGCATGGAAAGCATGTCAAAGGTCCCTTATTTGCTTCC GAAATCGACGGAGGGCGACCACCGCATCAGACATGTCGAGATGAAGGACGGCGTTCTCTTGGATGGGTTGTGGGATCCGTACAACGTGATGCACATGGGCGCG tgcacagagagaactgtGCTAGGCTTGGAGATCAGCCGCGCAGATCAAGACGCGTACGCGGTCGAGTCTTACAAACGAGCTGCGGAGGCGTGGAAGTCAGGAGTCATGCAGAACGAGGGAATCGAACCCGTCACTGTGGCGGCTG agacgaaaggcgagacgaaagaaatcACTCAAGATGAGGAGTTTTCGCGGATCAAGCTAGACAAAGTTGCAAGTCTGAGGCCTTGCTTCAAGAGGGAAGGGGGAACCATCACCGCAGCAAATTCATCCAAAATCAGCGATGGAGCAGCGGCTTTGATGCTCATGTCTGAGGACAAGGTTCTGAATCTCGATATCAAGCCTCTCGCAAG AATAATTTCGTATGCAGATGCGGCACTGGCTCCAGTAGACTTTGCTCTCGCGCCCGACTTGGCGATTCGTCGAGCGCTGCGGAAAGCCAATTTGCAATCG gtgGACTATTACGAAATCAACGAGGCATTTGCAGCTGTGGTGCTCGCCAACATGCAACTGTTGAGGCTGGATCCTTCGCGAGTAAACGTGCATGGAGGCGCTATTTCTCTCGGCCATCCCCTCG GCATGTCTGGTGTGCGCATCATCCTGTCGCTGATCAACGTGCTGCATACACGAAACGCCAAGTACGGTTGTGCAGCTATCTGCAATGGCGGCGGAGGTGCCACAGCGATTATCATCGAGAAAGTTTAG
- the SRS19B gene encoding SAG-related sequence SRS19B (encoded by transcript TGME49_301150~Gene product name based on ToxoDB Community Expert Annotation.~Signal peptide predicted by SignalP 2.0 HMM (probability 0.890) with cleavage site probability 0.652 at residue 39) translates to MAKTQELRRLGGGFRAKASKLMAVCMGGFVLLSSGQTVAEQLGEGMMNRQLEETHAQGTMSGPEFAGNIATCTLQGAETVTRVQPPATALTLSKDNLGVELHCAGTNNIAVPEGLQSVCRPNATSAALKERDGATKCQFGNATSSEGEEVTLQTLLEAGEHLKWQQKTGSKTAENGQKWTLNLATSDLPLQDTPFFVGCQKKDSTAAVSTATNSCKVPVHVEARPSAVADNVATCAYGQKSNGQALEVEVTAEKNFVTVECGSVGAPMTGITTAEYCAPEEANLDTCTAKKYIDVLPMFEESWVKQNDAKSSLTLTIPENGFPAEDQKLRLVCVPKKAAKNPSHSNAADKTFGEATTNCNVFVTVKAANSATSATSTLQVMAVASGVVGAAGLLAGSL, encoded by the coding sequence ATGGCGAAGACACAGGAACTACGGCGACTTGGTGGAGGCTTCAGGGCGAAAGCGAGCAAGTTGATGGCGGTTTGCATGGGTGGTTTTGTATTGCTATCATCCGGACAGACCGTGGCAGAACAACTCGGCGAAGGAATGATGAATCGGCAGttggaagagacacacgcacaGGGAACCATGAGTGGACCAGAATTTGCAGGGAACATCGCCACGTGTACCCTGCAAGGAGCAGAGACGGTTACACGTGTCCAGCCTCCAGCTACCGCGCTAACATTGTCCAAAGACAATCTCGGTGTCGAGTTACACTGTGCCGGTACTAACAATATTGCGGTGCCGGAAGGGTTGCAAAGTGTGTGCCGCCCAAATGCGACCTCTGCCGCCCTCAAGGAACGGGACGGGGCAACTAAGTGCCAGTTTGGGAATGCAACGTCGtctgagggagaagaagtcaCGCTCCAAACGCTCCTCGAGGCAGGCGAACATTTGAAGTGGCAGCAAAAAACGGGGTCTAAAACTGCAGAAAACGGCCAAAAGTGGACCTTGAACTTGGCCACGAGCGATCTCCCTTTACAGGACACCCCATTCTTTGTTGGGTGTCAAAAAAAGGATTCTACAGCAGCAGTTAGCACCGCCACAAACTCGTGCAAAGTGCCTGTACACGTGGAAGCGAGGCCGTCTGCTGTAGCAGATAACGTTGCCACCTGCGCTTACGGCCAGAAGAGCAATGGGCAGGCACTGGAGGTCGAGGTcacagcagaaaaaaacttTGTGACAGTCGAGTGTGGCAGTGTCGGCGCTCCGATGACTGGAATCACCACAGCGGAGTACTGCGCACCTGAAGAAGCAAATTTGGATACTTGCACGGCGAAAAAGTACATCGATGTTCTGCCAATGTTTGAGGAGAGTTGGGTGAAGCAGAACGATGCGAAATCATCTCTCACTCTGACAATCCCGGAAAACGGATTTCCAGCGGAGGACCAGAAGCTCCGACTAGTATGTGTTCCTAAGAAAGCTGCGAAAAACCCGAGTCATAGTAACGCTGCTGACAAAACGTTCGGTGAAGCAACAACGAACTGCAATGTCTTTGTGACAGTCAAAGCAGCGAACTCCGCGACATCTGCAACATCCACTCTGCAAGTCATGGCTGTTGCGTCAGGTGTTGTTGGCGCGGCAGGGCTTCTTGCCGGTTCCCTTTGA
- the SRS19A gene encoding SAG-related sequence SRS19A (encoded by transcript TGME49_301140~Gene product name based on ToxoDB Community Expert Annotation.), which yields MVFFPHCFDSDISNVRTMMRTPAVPRLRRGLRLRARELMVIYLGAVALLPGELAIAEKFFEGFQHRIMQKEQTKTQYGPTIEGGVAKCSLTASGTGEITKHGATALTLSIQNLTAKIECHGPRNQAVPLGLGIVCDPSLKGINGTCQFGASTGGIEAMDITLQKLLGTQKFLSFTEDVPYEHTYRGEKWTLNLTADDLPLEDIAFFVGCQEDPTSDDSANKPSCVVPVHVEARPSVQADNVVTCAYGHNSNKQPVEVEITTDKNAVTVECGSLGFVTSRNVATECCATDDPLAEERTGKKYTDVLPIIEASWVEKGGVTTSVTLTIPVSAFPSKDLKIRLACAPRKPSGTTDPETTTGQFGAATSCNVIATVKTTRSASSALSSLWAVTASGAASVAGLLSTSF from the coding sequence ATGGTGTTTTTTCCTCATTGTTTTGATTCGGATATCTCGAATGTCCGAACGATGATGAGGACGCCGGCTGTGCCGCGACTTCGTAGAGGGCTCAGGTTGAGGGCGCGCGAGTTGATGGTGATTTACCTGGGTGCAGTTGCATTGCTCCCTGGCGAACTGGCAATTGCAGAGAAGTTTTTCGAAGGGTTTCAACATCGAATCATGCAAAAAGAGCAGACTAAGACCCAGTATGGACCGACAATTGAGGGTGGAGTTGCCAAATGCAGTTTGACGGCATCCGGCACTGGCGAAATTACGAAACATGGCGCGACAGCACTAACATTGTCAATTCAGAACCTCACTGCTAAAATAGAGTGTCATGGTCCGAGGAATCAAGCGGTTCCTCTAGGATTAGGAATTGTCTGTGACCCCAGTTTGAAGGGCATTAACGGCACATGCCAGTTCGGTGCATCAACAGGCGGCATTGAAGCAATGGATATCACACTGCAAAAGCTTCTTGGGACACAAAAGTTTTTGAGCTTCACAGAAGATGTGCCATACGAACACACCTACAGAGGCGAAAAATGGACCCTGAACTTAACTGCGGACGATCTGCCTTTGGAAGACAtagccttcttcgtcgggtGTCAAGAAGATCCGACGTCTGACGATTCAGCTAACAAGCCATCGTGCGTAGTGCCAGTACATGTGGAAGCGAGACCTTCTGTTCAGGCAGACAACGTTGTTACCTGTGCGTACGGCCATAACAGCAACAAACAACCTGTGGAGGTCGAGATTACAACTGACAAAAACGCTGTGACTGTCGAATGTGGGAGCCTGGGATTTGTCACTTCCAGAAACGTGGCCACTGAGTGCTGCGCAACTGATGATCCACTTGCGGAAGAACGCACAGGAAAGAAGTACACCGACGTTCTTCCGATAATTGAAGCGAGTTGGGTGGAGAAAGGCGGTGTGACGACTTCTGTCACCCTGACGATCCCTGTGTCTGCATTTCCATCGAAGGACCTGAAGATCCGCTTGGCGTGTGCCCCCAGAAAACCGTCGGGTACTACTGATCCTGAGACAACTACCGGCCAGTTTGGTGCAGCAACAAGTTGCAATGTCATCGCGACTGTTAAGACAACGAGGTCCGCCTCCTCTGCATTATCATCTCTGTGGGCGGTAACAGCCTCCGGTGCTGCCTCTGTGGCAGGGCTGCTTTCCACTTCCTTTTAG
- a CDS encoding hypothetical protein (encoded by transcript TGME49_301130~Signal peptide predicted by SignalP 2.0 HMM (probability 0.652) with cleavage site probability 0.292 at residue 23~Predicted trans-membrane domain (TMHMM2.0):6-25:44-67) translates to MPCCATCCLLLSGFAIVFLLVFGALMANKATTIEIEHDKMDNGCVAAFICAGAYTVFFLISALYLYLHSSRQAQAATPEAVPLQSMAEAGGTENRREFDTDAAPAFSSQTSQKLVKGRSASRTLAEA, encoded by the exons ATGCCCTGTTGCGCAACATgttgccttctcctctcgggATTCGCGATCGTCTTCTTGCTGGTCTTTGGAGCTCTCATGGCCAACAAAGCGACGACTATCGAAATCGAGCACGACAAGATGGACAACGGCTGTGTCGCTGCGTTCATCTGCGCGGGG GCTTACACTGTGTTCTTTCTAATTTCCGCTCTCTACCTCTATCTCCACTCCAGTCGACAAGCACAGGCCGCCACCCCGGAGGCGGTGCCTCTACAGTCGATGGCGGAAGCAGGCGgcacagaaaacagacgcGAGTTCGACACCGATGCTGCacctgccttttcttcgcagacTTCTCAAAAGCTAGTTAAAGGCCGAAGCGCATCGAGGACACTCGCAGAGGCTTAG